The following proteins are co-located in the Tetrapisispora phaffii CBS 4417 chromosome 4, complete genome genome:
- the YPT1 gene encoding Rab family GTPase YPT1 (similar to Saccharomyces cerevisiae YPT1 (YFL038C); ancestral locus Anc_8.25): MNSEYDYLFKLLLIGNSGVGKSCLLLRFSDDTYTNDYISTIGVDFKIKTVELDGKTVKLQIWDTAGQERFRTITSSYYRGSHGIIIVYDVTDQESFNSVKMWLQEIDRYATSTVLKLLVGNKSDMTDKRVVEYDVAKEFAEQNKMPFLETSALDSTNVEEAFLTMARQIKESISHQQQIEMKSGNDDKSGNVNLKGQSLAASSSSCC; the protein is encoded by the coding sequence ATGAATAGTGAATACGATTacttattcaaattattgCTGATCGGTAACTCCGGTGTCGGTAAGTCTTGTCTTCTATTGAGATTCTCCGATGACACGTATACCAACGACTATATTTCCACCATTGGTGTCGATTTCAAGATTAAGACCGTCGAATTGGACGGTAAGACTGTTAAGTTACAAATTTGGGATACTGCTGGTCAAGAAAGATTTAGAACTATAACATCCTCTTACTACCGTGGCTCTCACGGTATCATTATAGTCTACGATGTCACCGATCAAGAATCCTTCAATAGTGTCAAAATGTGGTTACAAGAAATCGATCGTTACGCCACATCCACCGTTTTGAAACTATTGGTTGGTAATAAATCCGACATGACTGACAAGCGCGTAGTGGAATACGATGTCGCCAAAGAGTTTGCTGAGCAAAACAAGATGCCATTTTTAGAGACTAGTGCTTTGGACTCCACTAATGTCGAAGAAGCGTTCTTGACAATGGCCAGACAGATCAAGGAAAGTATATCTCACCAGCAACAAATCGAAATGAAATCAggtaatgatgataaatcAGGTAATGTCAACTTGAAAGGACAAAGTTTAGCCGCTAGCAGTAGCAGTTGTTGTTAG